Proteins from a genomic interval of Neodiprion lecontei isolate iyNeoLeco1 chromosome 2, iyNeoLeco1.1, whole genome shotgun sequence:
- the LOC107225821 gene encoding von Willebrand factor A domain-containing protein 8 → MFRSRYCHRGLSAINRVLDRTRNIDHNLASFIRCKSGNTVVTIGQVSKQVKPGLNPEYVPRKYLIGESSQEELRHLKWMLQKDLLGQDIFLVGGPGPRRRTLALAYLELTGREAEFISLSRDTTEADLKQRREIERGTANYKDQGAVRAAVNGRVLILEGVEKAERNVLPVLNNLLENREMHLEDGRFLVPASRYDKLLQNHTKEELDSWRLVRVSEDFRVVALGLPSSRYPGHPLDPPLRSRFQARHIPQTSFKDQLESLKAIAPDVDSAILSQLLSCCHALVTDDAVNLGLPDFPLDNLSAVAKILNSFPVLEPYDAFYSLYPYKLFLGKEGRDAVEDILKTFGLLDSSTAKKRSTNLRILNSEITSHNSAQVRLENNHSSELTFEVPAGSAKNLVDTRSEFVETNYQSNLLARMMRSHLATDFCLIGPKGCGKSTTVKRLAQILGYQIEPIVLYQDMTSRDLIQQRTTLPNGDTVWIDSPLVQAALDGKLAILDGIHRIHPSTLAVVYRLVHDRELQLHDGKRLIRADRYEEVKKDEQKSDEDLAMSGIFKIHPSFRIIALAEPPVLNTASGQWLNSELLSLFLFHEMRPLGESEEIHIIEAKYGTSSKPLLDVVKLTHNLRSSSDPTLQSLASSLSTRQLLRIANRMQKFRDDNAYDAVQRACLARFLPAIPKQALEDSLAAVGIQTSKKETHSLTAKCEVIGDVVKIGETTVQRYKTEALTKVPDVLFYDVPQHVALLEHLLQDFTLGENILLVGNQGVGKNKIIDRLLQLMNRPREYIQLHRDTTVQTLTLQPMVKDGVVVYEDSPLVQAVKLGHVLVVDEADKAPTHVTCILKTLVESGEMILSDGRRIVPPLSMDNTSEKIIRMHPDFRMIVLANRPGFPFLGNDFFGALGDLFSTHSVDNPSIESEIQLLKKYGPDVEDKVIQKLVKAFGELRSMADQGLVSYPYSTREVVNIVKHLQKFPNESLGTVVRNVFDFDRYTQEVFETLVSVLHKHGIPLGTSAKNVALAKEISLPGIKFAGSWSIVNRPKTLAVQERFVKYKAPSFPVRRNHVLDRIEARSAWFTELQSYWTVPLSETGTVAALAISPGIKGDSSDDVIHVLTANPLSIFSMTSQSENINEISIQGMISPARGNRPQFTMTSDNSGNILVHEETSNSVLSVNPESGAVRTLQLSSFLESAGETFSRALGSGGNLSWKLKTDLVRSDDKLVFFAANGNKLEVVDLKTMSAYLITVPFNIDSIVLSSPGKWLVQDTSSGKYVLEKTSESLPCPNVLKDVDLTGFDGQKTGWLLGGSSEQIADSILSEALQQKIESPNRLLATDTTYATIAVGFPELDSSNELYYWPRNGRVRGFSPPIVSNGGQIIKTVSSEQVPPDVLPEGKKQPGITGYLEIVDVGLRKLRYIPIPEPAKVSAVTQWLYTTNLPVYAAPTSNQGLVTIDAGGCIRLWETSLLNIEKSLGAWRKMVGSDGEYLQITKQRDSGLDVSGPKHGKLDDKNEPHVGGNTWAGGTGGRDTAGLGGKGGPYRLDAGHTVHQLSDEEKNAVPEHVKKAAREMGLKAFKQRLKDIRMSEYDHNLYSQFSNAVHKEVKALRVILGSLQAKSNERQWCRHQTSGELDDTKLIEGLTGERTIYRRRAEKEPEIGAPQLKPKRLKLIVDVSGSMYRFNSYDGRLDREMEACIMVMEAFDGYEGKFQYDIIGHSGDDYHITFVHHTQPPTDNKQRLEVIKTMHAHSQFCASGDHTLEATQHAISSLAKEDSDESIVVVFSDANLERYGIRPERFSKVLTSNTDINAYAIFIGSLGDQATRLTQKLPSGKAFICMDLKNIPKILQQIFAASVLSTVR, encoded by the exons ATGTTCAGATCAAGGTACTGTCATCGTGGTTTGTCGGCTATAAATAGAGTCCTTGATCGAACCAGAAACATCGACCATAACCTCGCATCTTTTATTCGCTGTAAATCCG GCAATACCGTTGTGACAATCGGACAAGTTTCCAAGCAAGTGAAACCTGGTTTGAATCCTGAGTACGTTCCACGAAAATATC TAATTGGGGAATCGAGTCAAGAAGAATTACGACAtctgaaatggatgcttcaaAAGGATCTGTTAGGACAGGACATATTTTTGGTCGGTGGTCCAGGCCCAAGAAGGCGCACCTTGGCTCTGGCGTATCTGGAGCTGACGGGAAGAGAGGCCGAGTTCATATCTTTATCTCGAGATACAACGGAGGCAGACCTGAAACAGCGTAGAGAGATCGAGCGCGGGACTGCCAACTACAAGGATCAGGGAGCAGTAAGAGCCGCCGTCAACGGCAGAGTCCTAATTTTGGAGGGTGTGGAAAAGGCCGAAAGAAATGTTCTTCCAGTTTTGAATAATCTGCTTGAGAATCGCGAGATGCACTTAGAAGATGGTAGATTCCTCGTCCCTGCTTCGCGGTACGATAAGCTTCTGCag AATCATACTAAAGAGGAATTGGATTCTTGGAGGCTTGTACGTGTCAGCGAAGACTTTCGAGTCGTTGCCCTTGGCCTACCTTCCTCTCGGTATCCTGGACATCCCCTTGATCCACCACTGAGATCACGATTCCAAGCTCGACACATTCCTCAAACTTCATTTAAG GATCAGTTGGAAAGTTTAAAGGCGATCGCTCCGGACGTCGATAGTGCGATATTGTCGCAGCTTTTGTCATGCTGCCATGCACTCGTCACCGACGACGCCGTCAATCTTGGGCTTCCAGATTTTCCATTAGACAATCTTTCGGCCGTCGCAAAAATTTTG AATAGTTTTCCGGTTCTCGAACCATACGATGCTTTCTACAGTCTTTATCCCTACAAACTCTTCCTCGGCAAAGAAGGCAGAGACGCTGTAGAAGATATTCTGAAGACTTTTGGTTTACTGGACTCGTCAACTGCTAAGAAAAGATCAACAAATCTGCGAATTCTCAACTCAGAGATTACGAGTCACAATTCCGCTCAAGTTCGTCTAGAGAACAATCACTCCTCAGAATTGACTTTTGAG GTCCCAGCAGGTTCTGCAAAGAATCTAGTCGACACTCGATCTGAGTTTGTCGAAACAAATTACCAAAGCAATCTCTTAGCTCGAATGATGCGGTCGCACTTAGCCACTGATTTCTGCCTGATAGGGCCAAAGGGTTGCGGAAAATCTACAACAGTGAAAAGACTGGCGCAAATTTTGGGATATCAAATCGAACCCATTGTACTTTATCAG gATATGACTTCTAGGGATCTCATCCAGCAACGGACTACACTGCCTAATGGCGACACGGTATGGATCGATTCTCCATTGGTTCAAGCAGCTCTGGACGGAAAGTTGGCCATCCTCGATGGAATTCACAGAATACATCCGAGTACGTTAGCCGTTGTGTATAG ACTAGTTCACGACCGAGAGCTTCAACTACATGATGGTAAGCGATTGATCAGGGCCGATCGCTACGAGGAGGTGAAGAAAGATGAGCAAAAATCTGATGAGGATCTTGCCATGTCGGGAATATTCAAAATCCATCCTTCCTTTAGAATAATCGCATTAGCTGAACCCCCTGTACTCAACACCGCGTCCGGCCAGTGGTTAAACTCCGAGCTGCtcagtttgtttttgttccaTGAAATGCGGCCTTTAGGCGAATCGGAagaaatacatataatagaaGCAAAG TATGGCACGAGCAGCAAACCATTGCTTGACGTTGTGAAGCTGACACACAATCTAAGATCTTCATCGGATCCGACTCTGCAGTCTCTGGCTAGTTCACTCAGCACTCGACAACTTCTCAGAATAGCGAATAGAATGCAAAAGTTCCGTGATGACAACGCTTACGACGCAGTGCAGAGGGCTTGTTTGGCTCGTTTTTTACCAGCAATACCGAAACAGGCCTTAGAAGATAGTCTAGCCGCTGTTGGTATCCAGACCTCGAAAAAAGAGACTCATTCTCTCACTGCTAAATGCGAAGTTATTGGTGATGTTGTCAAAATCGGCGAGACAACAGTGCAAAGGTACAAGACTGAAGCCTTGACCAAGGTTCCGGATGTGCTTTTTTACGACGTTCCACAGCATGTTGCACTGCTCGAGCATCTGCTCCAGGATTTTACACTTGGCGAAAATATACTCCTTGTGGGTAACCAGGGTGTTGGTAAAAATAAGATCATCGACCGGCTTCTGCAGCTGATGAACAGACCAAGGGAGTATATTCAGCTTCACAGGGATACTACTGTTCAAACTTTAACACTTCAGCCCATGGTCAAGGACGGTGTTGTTGTTTACGAAGACTCGCCGCTTGTTCAGGCTGTCAAACTTGGGCATGTGCTCGTTGTTGATGAAGCTGATAAGGCTCCGACTCACGTGACGTGCATTTTGAAG ACGTTGGTCGAGTCCGGTGAGATGATTTTATCAGATGGTCGCCGAATCGTGCCACCTCTTTCAATGGATAATACATCAGAAAAAATCATACGAATGCATCCAGATTTCCGTATGATAGTGTTAGCTAATCGCCCGGGATTTCCATTCTTGGGAAACGACTTCTTTGGAGCCCTTGGAGATCTCTTTAGCACACACTCTGTTGACAATCCTAGTATTGAAAGCGAAATTCAACTCCTAAAGAAGTACGGACCAGATGTTGAAGACAAGGTGATTCAGAAACTAGTCAAAGCCTTCGGTGAGCTCAGAAGTATGGCTGATCAAGGACTGGTTTCATATCCGTACTCTACAAGAGAGGTAGTCAACATTGTCAAACACCTACAG AAATTCCCGAATGAATCACTGGGTACTGTGGTACGGAACGTATTCGACTTTGACAGATACACCCAGGAAGTTTTTGAGACTCTTGTTTCAGTCCTGCACAAGCATGGGATCCCACTAGGCACCAGTGCAAAGAACGTGGCTTTAGCTAAAGA AATATCCCTCCCAGGAATAAAGTTTGCGGGAAGTTGGAGCATCGTTAATCGGCCAAAAACCCTTGCCGTTCAAGAACGCTTCGTCAAATATAAAGCTCCATCCTTCCCTGTTAGAAGAAATCACGTATTGGATCGAATCGAGGCAAGGTCAGCGTGGTTTACGGAACTTCAAAGCTACTGGACCGTTCCATTAAGCGAGACAGGGACTGTCGCTGCTTTGGCCATCAGCCCAGGCATAAAAGGGGATTCTTCTGATGATGTGATTCATGTTCTCACAGCGAATCCTCTCTCCATATTTAGTATGACTTCGCAATCGGAAAACATTAACGAAATTTCGATACAAGGAATGATCAGTCCGGCTCGTGGTAACAGGCCGCAGTTCACAATGACATCTGACAACTCTGGAAACATTTTGGTGCACGAAGAAACT TCCAATTCCGTTCTATCCGTGAACCCTGAGAGTGGAGCAGTCCGTACGTTGCAATTATCATCATTCCTTGAATCTGCGGGTGAAACTTTCTCTCGAGCTTTAGGAAGTGGTGGAAATTTGAGCTGGAAGCTTAAGACAGATTTAGTGCGTTCCGACGATAAATTAGTCTTCTTTGCCGCTAATGGAAATAAGCTTGAAGTCGTTGACTTGAAAACGATGAGTGCGTACTTGATCACCGTGCCATTCAACATAGACTCAATCGTTTTGTCGTCACCTGGTAAATGGCTAGTTCAGGATACTTCAAGTGGAAAATATGTGCTAGAAAAAACCTCCGAATCTTTGCCCTGTCCAAACGTACTCAAAGACGTTGACTTGACTGGTTTTGACGGTCAAAAGACAGGGTGGCTGCTCGGTGGAAGCTCGGAACAAATTGCGGACAGTATACTGAGTGAAGCTTTACAGCAGAAGATAGAATCCCCTAATAGATTGCTGGCAACTGATACAACCTACGCAACTATCGCCGTTGGATTTCCAGAGTTGGATAGCTCAAACGAACTTTATTACTGGCCACGGAATGGACGTGTCAGGGGATTCTCACCACCTATCGTGTCTAATGGTGGTCAAATAATCAAAACAGTCTCCTCTGAACAAGTGCCGCCAGATGTACTCCCCGAAGGAAAAAAACAGCCTGGAATCACCGGCTATCTCGAGATCGTTGATGTTGGACTTCGCAAACTTCGTTACATACCGATACCGGA GCCAGCTAAAGTATCCGCAGTGACTCAGTGGCTCTATACTACCAACTTGCCAGTTTACGCAGCACCTACTTCGAATCAAGGTCTGGTCACGATAGATGCTGGTGGTTGTATCCGACTGTGGGAAACGTCGTTGcttaatattgaaaaatcactGGGTGCATGGCGAAAGATGGTTGGCAGTGACGGTGAATACCTACAAATTACAAAGCAGAGAGACTCTGGGCTGGATGTGAGTGGGCCGAAGCATGGAAAACTTGATGACAAAAACGAACCACATGTTGGTGGCAATACTTGGGCTGGCGGAACCGGAG GAAGAGATACAGCTGGGCTCGGTGGTAAAGGGGGTCCTTATCGTCTGGATGCTGGACATACCGTGCATCAGCTGAGtgatgaagagaaaaatgcaGTGCCTGAGCATGTAAAGAAGGCTGCACGTGAAATGGGACTTAAAGCGTTCAAGCAGCGGCTAAAAGATATTCGAATGAGTGAATATGACCACAACCTTTACAGCCAGTTCAGCAACGCAGTTCATAAGGAAGTGAAAGCACTCAGGGTGATTCTGG GAAGTCTGCAGGCAAAGAGCAATGAGCGTCAGTGGTGCAGACATCAGACGTCGGGTGAATTGGATGACACTAAATTGATTGAAGGATTGACAGGAGAAAGGACTATATATAGACGAAGAGCTGAAAAAGAACCTGAAATTGGCGCCCCGCAATTGAAGCCAAAGAGATTGAAACTTATTGTTGATGTTTCTGGTAGTATGTACAGATTCAACAGCTACGATGGTAGACTGGACCGAGAAATGGAGGCTTGTATCATGGTCATGGAGGCCTTTGATGGGTACGAAGGGAAATTCCAGTATGACATTATTGGTCACTCTGGAGACGATTATCATATCACTTTTGTTCATCATACTCAACCACCAACGGACAATAAACAGCGACTCGAGGTGATCAAG ACAATGCATGCACATTCTCAATTTTGCGCGTCCGGTGATCACACATTGGAAGCAACGCAGCACGCCATATCATCCCTGGCAAAAGAAGATTCGGATGAATCCATCGTTGTCGTATTCTCCGATGCAAATTTAGAACGATATGGCATTCGACCTGAAAGATTTTCCAAAGTTCTGACGTCTAATACTGACATCAATGCTTACGCTATTTTCATTGGTTCTTTGGGAGACCAAGCTACAAG GTTGACGCAGAAGTTGCCCTCTGGCAAGGCGTTCATCTGCATGGATTTGAAGAACATACCCAAAATATTACAACAGATATTTGCTGCTTCTGTGTTGAGCACGGttcgataa
- the LOC124292801 gene encoding uncharacterized protein LOC124292801, whose protein sequence is MPAIWSSSERPISVRTVWVDGVRHAILSPDDPLVQSHTSLRTRQRSRPTTSRSVNYRDQDYFPEVNDLRECLVKLRVVVDRNDLPSAPCSGSNLLLPKDEERGATSGTPDPKSPRVSRGVENRKKRSDSVCTVLGDPEGGSRLPEIQDNSLSERVLQWLDLSGRGGDYRKDETRKSSPEVATRRRGSSAVIPKERIIVQNYTLRTNVEEVGERNKGGTPIPVNRDNCRREICASPGPEVPVVRSYFVDRLTNSSGKNIEESMPVEGEARNKQSLWSPPRKPQLHIFMPTLSPSEKILSSIESLYEQRRPGQES, encoded by the coding sequence ATGCCTGCCATCTGGTCATCCTCAGAGCGACCGATTTCCGTGCGAACAGTTTGGGTGGACGGAGTTCGTCACGCGATATTATCACCGGACGATCCTCTGGTTCAGAGCCACACGAGTCTGCGAACCCGTCAGCGTTCCCGCCCGACGACATCCAGGAGCGTAAACTACCGGGACCAGGACTACTTTCCGGAAGTGAACGACCTCCGGGAGTGTCTGGTGAAACTGCGAGTGGTCGTCGACCGGAACGATCTACCATCGGCGCCGTGTTCGGGGTCTAATTTGCTCCTGCCGAAGGACGAGGAACGGGGTGCGACTTCCGGTACCCCGGATCCGAAGTCACCGAGGGTCTCGAGAGGCGTCGAGAACCGGAAGAAGCGGAGCGACTCGGTCTGCACGGTCCTCGGAGACCCGGAAGGCGGTTCTCGGTTACCGGAAATTCAGGATAACTCGCTGTCCGAGCGTGTTTTGCAGTGGCTCGATCTGTCGGGACGCGGTGGCGACTATCGGAAGGACGAGACGCGCAAGAGTTCACCGGAAGTTGCGACTCGCAGACGAGGAAGCTCGGCCGTTATACCAAAGGAGAGGATCATCGTGCAGAATTACACGCTTCGGACGAACGTCGAGGAGGTAGGAGAGAGGAACAAGGGGGGGACGCCGATCCCGGTTAATCGGGACAATTGTCGGCGTGAAATCTGCGCATCTCCAGGACCGGAAGTCCCGGTTGTTCGCTCCTACTTTGTCGATCGTTTGACGAACTCTTCGGGGAAGAATATCGAGGAGTCGATGCCGGTTGAAGGAGAGGCTCGGAACAAGCAGAGTCTGTGGTCTCCGCCAAGGAAACCGCAGCTTCATATATTCATGCCGACTTTGTCACCGAGTGAGAAAATTCTCTCCTCCATTGAGTCTCTCTACGAGCAGCGGAGGCCGGGTCAGGAGTCTTGA